The Bacteroidota bacterium genomic interval CGTGAATTTTATTGTTATCGACAATTATCAACAGTTGTTCTCACCAAAATAATTTTGATAAAAATTATAGGCGTTGGCCAGAAAAAATGGCGGGCGGGCGCTGGGATGTGGGTTGTAGCATCATTTTTTCTTGACTTTTTGTTACTTTTGTGTCAAGACAAAAGTAAATGATATGACAATAAACTGAACTTGATATTTCATAATTATAGGGTGAAAGTTAATTTCCAGCACCTCAAAAAAAAAGATTTAGCCTGAATTATGAGAGCAAATCTCCAAATTGTATAAATATTATTACTTTTGCTGATTATTAACTTAAAATTACTTATTATGAAAAAAATTATTCTTAGCCTTTCTTTTCTGACAATAGCACTTACAATCTTTTCTCAAAGCTTTGTCTTGACAGATACTTCAGGAAATAAAATTACAAATTCGAGTATTATTGTCCAAGACTCTGATGACAATAGTATTTTAGCTGTACATGTTCACGTAACCAATGTTACCGGTTCTGATGTTAGTATTAAAGTGAAAAAATATGCACTTGATGTGTTAGAAGGAAGTTCAGATATCTTTTGTTGGTTTGAATGTTACGGACCTATGGTTACAGATTCACCTGATCCAATACAAGCTGCACCTGGTGAAACTTTAACAGATTTTATCGGCGATTATTATTTTAATGACAATTTAGGAACAAGTAAAATAGGCTATACTTTTTACAATCAAGACGACGCAACTGATAGTGTCATGGTAATAGTTTATTACAAAGTTATGCCTACACCAATTTCTACAATCGCAATTGATCCGATAGATACATGTTTTCAGTTTCAGCAAAATCCTGATACTGTAAATTATGGTCGAATTACTCAAGCTATTCTTGTTGATGTTAACGAAGTTGAGATTACATGGGAATTATATTCTCCTCTTAGCACTTATCAGTTAACAAGAACTTATAATTATGTTGACACTGGAGCAGTTCTTGTTAGATTAACTTTAAATTGTAGTTCATCGAAGGGCGAAGTAATTTTAGGAGATGTCATAATGAGCGAATATGTTGATACATCGAGCATTAATATAAATGAAGCAGATATTTTTTCATACAAATGCAATGTTTTCCCAAATCCTGCCGAGGGAAATATTAACTTCGACTATCAATTAGAAAATAATTTGCAGCATTCCTTAATTATTTATAATACCTTAGGAAGCAGAATGAAGAAAATTGAATTGAACAAATTTGCAAATAATCTGAATTTGAATATTTCTGATTGGAAATCAGGAATGTATTTTTATTCAATATTCAAACAAGACGAATCGAAATTCAATGGCAGATTTATTGTAAAATAGAAGTCAAAAATACTTTTTAAAAAAGGGTGCATAGTCAAATGATTATGCACCTTTTTTTTATGAAAAAACTTTGATTTTAAAAAAAAAAATGAAATTTTTTTTATTTTTTTTTCTAACTAATATTCAAACAGTTAACAAGATTATTCAAAAAAAAGTGAAAAAAACACCAAAAAAGTATGTAAGATTTTTGGTGTATTTGTTATTACATAGTGAAAGGGTTCTTTTTTAACTTGTAAAACTTTTTGAAATGTCTATTAACAATATAAATTTTTTGGTCAATTACCGAAATGCAACTTCAGGCAAAACTGCATTAATGGATGCTGCAATAGCAAACAAAATTTCTATTGTACGAAATATTGTTTCTTTAGGAGCCGATTTGAATTTGCAATCTTCAAATGAAGGCAAAACTGCATTGATATATGCGGCACTTAACTCTAACTATAATATGATAAGATATTTGCTGCTTAAAGGAGCAGATGTTAATATTCAGGATAAGAAAGGAGAAACTGCCTTGTCTTATTCAATTCAACATTATTTCGCCGAAAACGATTCAGGAATGAATAATTCTAAAATATCGAAAACCAAAATGTTTGAAATTATAAAATTATTGATAAACAACAAAGCTGATTTAGGCTTAAAAAACAAAAGAAATCAGACTGTAGCCTCAATAGTACGATATTATAAAGACGAAAAATTCTATGAATTCTTAAAAAAATTCTATCAGAAAAATCAAGAAGACCTTACAGAAGCTATACATACAAATAACGAACATCTTGTAAACA includes:
- a CDS encoding ankyrin repeat domain-containing protein; this translates as MSINNINFLVNYRNATSGKTALMDAAIANKISIVRNIVSLGADLNLQSSNEGKTALIYAALNSNYNMIRYLLLKGADVNIQDKKGETALSYSIQHYFAENDSGMNNSKISKTKMFEIIKLLINNKADLGLKNKRNQTVASIVRYYKDEKFYEFLKKFYQKNQEDLTEAIHTNNEHLVNIILRHKHKINQINQYGNTPLIEAVLSRNLNMINLLIEKDCEINMPDENGNTALMFAVEMGLSDAILILLKNKANSSKINNDNKYAFLFAIENQDIETLKLLTCKNNSICKCYIDKKAYTCAQKTNNKKLIALMNFDNETYATKNTYSRR
- a CDS encoding T9SS type A sorting domain-containing protein, with protein sequence MKKIILSLSFLTIALTIFSQSFVLTDTSGNKITNSSIIVQDSDDNSILAVHVHVTNVTGSDVSIKVKKYALDVLEGSSDIFCWFECYGPMVTDSPDPIQAAPGETLTDFIGDYYFNDNLGTSKIGYTFYNQDDATDSVMVIVYYKVMPTPISTIAIDPIDTCFQFQQNPDTVNYGRITQAILVDVNEVEITWELYSPLSTYQLTRTYNYVDTGAVLVRLTLNCSSSKGEVILGDVIMSEYVDTSSININEADIFSYKCNVFPNPAEGNINFDYQLENNLQHSLIIYNTLGSRMKKIELNKFANNLNLNISDWKSGMYFYSIFKQDESKFNGRFIVK